The region GGGTAGGCATGCCGGGTAAATCCGGGGTGTCGGGCACCATCATTGCGGTCGCTCCCGAGCGCTTTACAGTAGCTGTGTGGTCGCCAGGGTTAGATAAAGTGGGGAATTCTGTGGCCGGGATTGCAGCGCTTGAGAAGCTGGCTGAAAAACTGGGTACCGCGCTGTTTTAACTGTGATGCACAAATAAAAACGGGCGCCGCGGCGCCCGTTTTTGATGTTTACTGGTCCCAGTAGGTTTGTTCCAGCGAATCTTCTCGCTCTGGCAAACCACGCGACAGGCGCGGCGAATGCTGCACTAATACTTCGTAACTGGCACGGTTAGCATATTTGCTGATCTGCGCCAGTGAAGAATAGGTGATGGCATGTTGTTCATGCTTGGCAGAATTGGGTACATTGATCTTGTGATACACATTGGCAGACAGGTCATGCAATACCGCAGCCAGTGCACAATCCCCGGCACCATTGGTATTTTTAATGGTGTCTGGACCACCCATGTAAGGGGCGGTGTGGCTGTATGCTTTGATTGGCTTTTCGCAAGCGCTGCGACGCATTGCCCGTGAGAATTCATACTGGTTGAATTCAGGAATGGCCCCTGGCAGCAGCGGATATTCGGTTTCGCGTTTTTTCTCTTCGTCCACGTAACCGGCCATAAACAGGCCTTTTGGTCCGGCTGTACAGATCACTAAATCTACCCAGTCCAGCGCTTTATCGGCGGCCAGCAGTGGATCGTCAAAGCCGGTGATGGCTTCGCCTTCTTCCTCGTTCATAGCAAGAATATCAACGTGTTTTTCAACAAACTCAGCCCACCAGGCGGGATCTTGTTCGATCAAGAACTTAGTGCCGAGCGTGAGTACGACAGGCACCCCTGCATCGTTCGCGTACTTGACAGCTTGCATGGTCGCCTGAGTCATGGTTTCTTCGCCTGAGGTGCGCATCAGATAGGCGCTGATCACTAAGGCTGAGGCGTCTTCAATCAACGACTTGTCAATAGACTCAGGCTTGAGGTGATTCATCATACCTGCGCTGATCGCGAAGGTACGTTCGCCACTGTCGTCAATCAGGGTAAAGCAGCGGCCGATAGGACCGGGCACTGGTTGCAGATAATCAAGATCGACGCGACTGGAAGTGTTACACAAAAACTTATAGGCATAGCTGCCTATTTGAATGTTTTCGCTCATAACGCCTAGTAACACCGAGCGGCTATCTGCCAGCACGGAGTAGTTGTGCATCGTGTTCCCTATGGTGCCGCCAGCAAATTCATAGTCAATCATGTCATCACGTTTCAGGCGGTCATAGAGCGCGTTGGTGACATCATTGTCTATCACTTGAGACATACCGCGTTGCAGCCCAAACTCATCAAGGAAGGCCTGATCGACCTTAGCTTCGATGTCTACTACTATCTGGTCTATACCACAAATGTAGTTGCGTTTAAGTCGGTCGACGACGTGTAACTGGTTAATTATAGGGTCTTTATCTTCGACTGGAAAATAATGTTTATGTCTTCTGCGGCCCGGAAATTTCATGTTTTACCCGTGTGTGTTGAGCTCGTCAAATAAAAAAAGCGGCGAATTATAGCTTAAATTGATATCAATGAGCCATGGCAATTTGCTAATTTTAGCAATATAACTGTCACAGTGCGCAGTTCGTGACAATACGCTAGAATATCCTCCATTTTGTACCCAGGAGCACACAGGTGGACGAACAACAGCAAGATCTTTATTGGATGCAGCAGGCACTGGAGTATGCCGACAAGGCCGAGCAGGAAAATGAGATCCCGGTTGGCGCCGTAGTGGTAAAAGACGGTGAGCTGGTTGGGGTGGGCTGGAATCGTTCGATCTGTTGTCACGATCCTTCCGCTCATGCCGAGATGTTGGCTATCAGAGATGCTGGCCAGCGCGTCGAAAATTATCGGCTGGTGGATTGCACCCTTTATGTCACATTAGAGCCTTGCCCTATGTGTGCCGGCTTACTGGTACATAGTCGTATTAAGCGGGTGGTGTATGGCGCATCGGATGCAAAAACAGGCGCCGCGGGATCGATTATGAACTTATTGCAGGAGCCCAAACTCAATCATCAGGTTGAGGTTACCTCAGGGGTATTAGCAGAGCTATGTGGTGATAAGTTATCGGCGTTCTTTCGCCGTCGTCGTAAAGAGATAAAAGCACAGAAAAAGGCCAGACAGGCCGATTTAAACGACAAAGCGGCTCAGGGTTGAGCCGCTCTTTCGTCTGCCGCTATCTGGATCAATGCATAGATGCGGCGGCGCAGTAAAATTTTACGGTGAATGTTGCGGAGCATAATACGGCGACGATTTGGGCTCGTGTTGCGCGTGTTACGCTTAAATTGATGAGTACGACGTCTTCTTAGCATCGTAACCTCCATTTTTAGTGAGAGAACAACTACGCGCGATAGCTATAGCGTAATAGTATGTCAGCTTAATGACAGAGTCAGGACATAATACCGGATACTTAACACAGCGCCTTGCAGATCAGTTGGTTGGTTGCTCTGAGTCTGTATTGACTTGAAGGGCCCCATTGTCATCTAACCAGATCAGGGCGTCGTAGTACCGGCGAATGTTATCCACATAAGTTACTGCCACATCGCCGCGCGCATATCCATATTTTGTCTTTCGATAGTAGCGCTTTTTGGTGAGCAGTGGTAGTCGTTTTTTCACCTCGGCCCAGCTCATTGGGTCTGCGCCCTGGCGTTCAGTCAGCTTACGTGCATCATTCACGTGACCCCACCCAACGTTATACGCAGCCAGTGCAAACCAGGTTCTGTCCGGTGCACTGATCTGTTTGGGAATACGGTCAATGAGCTTACGCAGATAGCGGGCTCCACCGCGAATATTTTGTTCGGGTTTCAGTCTGTGGGTTACGCCCACCTGCTTGGCGGTACGTTGAGTTAGCATCATGATCCCACGCACCCCCGTGGGAGACTTGGCTCTGGGGTTCCACATGGATTCCTGATAGCTCAATGCGGCCAGTAAGCGCCAGTCAAGCTGGTGTTGCTCCGCATATTGGATAAACCAGTCCTGATATTTGGGTAGTGTGGTTTTACTAGCCTCGACAAATGCCAGGGTGTTGACATAATTAAAGCGTTTGACATGGCCAAAGTACTTTTCCTCGAGTGCTACCAGCTGCGCAGAGTGTTGCATCTTGGCAAAAAACGGTGGCAGTAACGCGAACAATGAATCGTCTTTATCGTGACGCAGCACCCAGCTAACCGGATCGGCCTGAGTGACTGAAAAGGCTATACTGACATTGGGGTGATAGCGCCGAAACAGTGCCAGAGAGTGCGAATCGACAACGGTATACTGGACGTCACCGTCTATGATCCCTTGCAATAATTCTTCCTGATCCCGGTCGTCAACCGTCTGCCAGCTGAGTTCTGGGTATTGCTGCTGTGCCGCTTGTAAAGAAATCACATGGTGGCTGTCGGCTAAAACGGTGACGGGGCCATTCAACTGAGCAAAGTTCCGTGGTCGTGTGTTTCCTTGCTTAAAGACTAATTTTTGGCTGATCTCCCTATAGCTAGGGCCAAAACGAAAATCGGCAGCCCGCTGCGGGTGATAACTGAGTCCGGCCGCTGCAATATCCAGATCGCCGCTTTGCAGGCGTTCAAACAGTTTTTTCAGACTAAAAAAAGGCACCATCTGTAGCTCAACGCCCAGTTCATCGGCAAATTGCTCAGCCAGTTCATATTCGAACCCCTGTTCACCACCAATGCCCTGATAAAAGGTCGCTGGACCAACCAAAGTGCCAATGCGGATCACTTCCTGCGTTTTGATCCGTTGCAACTGAGTGGCAGGCATTTTTTCGCAGCTGCTCAGTAACAGCAAACAGCACAGTATTAGCACAGAGGAAAGCAAATGCATAAGTGACTTTGGGCTCCTTGGTAAACGAGGGTGGCAGAGGGTTCCATGCTCGCAATTAACGGTGCTTTTGTGAAGGGGCTTTTTTTCGATAATTGCTAAATTTGAGTTAAATAAGGAGGGCAAATCGACTATAATGGCGGCCCAAAATATCGTTCAATCCTTAACCCCGGATGAAAATACCTATGTTGATCCTACGTGGTGCACCTGCACTTTCTGATTTCAAAGTTCAAAAAATCCTTAAAAGCTGTAACGATGCGCAATTGCCAGTCACTGGTGTGTATGCCGAGTTCATGCATTTTGCTGACCTGACAGCGGAACTTTCTGAGTCTGAACTGGACAAGCTGAGCAAGCTTTTAAAGTACGGCCCGACCATTGCCGAACATGCGCCTGAAGGAACCCTGATTTTAGTTACGCCGCGAATTGGTACTATTTCGCCCTGGGCATCTAAAGCCACAGACATTGCTAACAACTGCGGCCTGGACAAAGTACACCGCGTAGAGCGTGGTATTGCCTACTATGTTGAGGGCGCGCTGAGTGCAGAGCAGACAGCTGAGGTCGCTAAACTATTGCACGACCGCATGACCGAGTCAGTGCACAGCACACTGGAAGACGCGGGTCAGCTTTTCCGCGTTGAAGAGCCGCGCCCAATGTCATCAGTAGACATTCTTGGTGGTGGCCGTGAAGCGCTTGTTACTGCAAATATAGAGCAAGGTTTTGCATTAGCGGATGACGAAATTGATTACCTGGTTGAGAACTTCACTAAGCTAGGCCGTAACCCGAACGACATCGAGTTATTCATGTTCGCACAGGCGAACTCTGAACATTGTCGTCACAAGATTTTCAATGCTGACTGGACTATTGACGGCGTAGAACAGCCTAAGTCGCTGTTCAAAATGATTAAAAATACTTACGAGACGCACCCGGAAAATGTCCTGTCTGCTTATAAAGACAACGCAGCGGTTATGAAGGGCTCTAAAGCGGGTCGTTTCTTCCCAAATAAAGACGGTGAGTACAGCTACAATCAAGAGAACATTGAAATCTTGATGAAGGTTGAAACCCACAACCACCCAACTGCGATTGCCCCATTCTCAGGCGCATCAACGGGTTCAGGTGGTGAAATTCGTGACGAAGGCGCAACAGGCCGTGGTTCTAAGCCAAAAGCTGGTCTGGTTGGTTTTACTGTGTCTAACCTTCGCATCCCTGGTTTTGAGCAGCCGTGGGAAACTAACTTTGGTAAACCCGGTCGTATCGTTAATGCGCTGGACATCATGATTGACGGCCCTCTGGGTGGCGCGGCGTTCAACAACGAATTTGGTCGTCCTAACCTGCTTGGCTACTTCCGTACTTACGAAGAAAAAGTGAACAGCCACAATGGTGAAGAGGTACGTGGTTACCACAAGCCAATCATGCTTGCCGGTGGTCTGGGTAACATCCGTACTGAACACGTTCAAAAGGGCGAAATCCCAGTTGGTGCCAAGCTAATCGCACTAGGTGGTCCGGCGATGAACATCGGTCTGGGTGGTGGTGCTGCATCATCAATGGCATCAGGTCAATCAAACGAAGACTTAGACTTTGCTTCTGTACAGCGTGAAAACCCAGAGATGGAGCGTCGTTGTCAGGAAGTTATCGATAAGTGTTGGCAGCTAGGTGACGAAAACCCCATCGCATTTATCCACGATGTGGGCGCGGGCGGTCTTTCAAACGCATTCCCTGAGCTGGTAGACGACGGTGGCCGTGGTGGTAAATTCCAACTACGTAATATCCCGAATGATGAGCCGGGCATGGCACCACACGAGATTTGGTGTAACGAATCACAAGAACGTTACGTACTTGCTGTTGCGGCAGAAGACTTCGCTCGTTTTGAAGAGATCTGTAAGCGTGAGCGCGCACAGTACGCTGTAATCGGTGAAGCAACCGAAGAGCGTCATCTAACCGTTGCCGATAGCCACTTTGATAACAACCCTGTCGATCTTCCGCTTGAAGTATTACTTGGTAAAGCACCTAAGATGCACCGTGACGTTGAGTCAAAGAAAGTTGAAGGTGAAGCACTTAACACTGACAGCATCGACGTTGAAGAAGCCGCCAAGCGTTTACTTCGCCTACCAACGATTGCTGAGAAAACGTTCCTTATCACCATTGGTGACCGTACGGTGACAGGTCTGGTGGCACGTGACCAAATGGTTGGCCCTTGGCAGGTACCGGTAGCAAACTGTGCGGTAACGGCAGCTGCGTTTGACACTTACCACGGTGAAGCGATGTCAATGGGTGAGCGCACACCTGCAGCACTTCTAAACTATGGTGCATCAGCACGTTTGGCAGTAGCAGAAGCGTTAACGAACATTGCTGGCGCAAACATTGGTGGTCTTGAGAACATCAAGCTATCTGCAAACTGGATGGCTGCAGCGGGTCACCCGGGTGAAGACGCAGGTCTTTACGAAGCAGTTAAAGCTGTGGGTGAAGAGTTATGTCCAGCACTTGGTCTAACGATCCCAGTTGGTAAAGACTCAATGTCAATGAAGACAACATGGCAAGATGACGGTGAAGATAAAGCGGTAACAGCGCCACTTTCTCTTATCATCACTGCATTTGGCCGTGTAGAAGACATTCGTAAAACGGTCACGCCTCAGCTTCGTACTGACAAAGGCGATTCAAGCCTGATCTTAGTTGATTTAGGTGCAGGTCAAAACCGCATGGGTGCATCAAGCCTTGCACAGGTTTACAAGCAGCTTGGTGACAAGACGCCTGACGTTGATAGCCCAGAGCTGTTAAAAGGCTTCTACAACGCAATGCAAGCACTTGTCGCTGATGAGAAGCTACTTGCTTACCACGACCGTTCAGACGGTGGTTTATTCACAACGGTTGCTGAAATGGCCTTCGCAGGTCGTACCGGTGTCACGGTAAACCTGGATAGCCTGACAGGCTCTGACATCGAAGCGCTTTACAATGAAGAGCTGGGTGCAGTGATTCAGGTTCGAAATTCCGACCTTGCAGCTGTTGAAGCAATTCTTGCTGACAACGGCCTTGCAGCTATCAGCCATACTATCGGTGCGCTAAACACAGAAGATAAGGTTATCTTCAACCGTGGCGGCGAAGCCGTACTGGCAAATACACGTACTGAACTACGTACGATTTGGGCTGAAACCACATATAAGATGCAGGCACTGCGTGATAACCCAGAGTGTGCTAAGCAAGAATTTGATGCCAAATTTGACGAAAAAGATCCGGGTCTTAACGTTAAACTAAGCTTCGACATTAACGAAGATGTAGCGGCACCTTACATCGCAACCGGTGCTAAGCCTAAGATGGCAATCTTACGTGAGCAAGGCGTAAACTCACACGTTGAAATGGCAGCCGCATTTAACCGTGCAGGCTTTGCAGCAGTAGACGTACACATGAGTGACATCCTTGAAGGTCGCTTAACGCTAGACCAGTTCAAGGGCCTTGTAGCCTGTGGTGGTTTCTCTTACGGTGACGTACTAGGTGCAGGTGAAGGTTGGGCTAAGTCAATTCTATTTAATGACATGGCACGCGACCAGTTCCAAACATTCTTTGAGCGTCAAGACACGTTCAGCTTAGGTGTGTGTAACGGCTGTCAGATGCTATCAACTCTGAAAGAGCTTATCCCGGGCACTGAGCACTGGCCACGTTTTGTAACCAACAAGTCAGAGCGTTTTGAAGCACGTTTCAGCCTGGTTGAAGTACAAGAAAGCCCGTCAGTATTCTTCCAGGGGATGGCTGGCTCACGTATGCCAATCGCAGTATCTCACGGTGAAGGTCACGCTGAGTTTGCCAACGACGCAGCAGTGAAAGCAGCACTTGAGTCTGGCACAGTAGCCGTTCAGTACGTTGATAACTATGGCAATCCAACAACGCAATACCCGAACAACCCGAATGGTTCTCCAGAAGGTATTACAGGTATTACGTCAACGGATGGTCGTGCAACAGTCATGATGCCACACCCAGAGCGCGTATTCCGTGCAGTCGCTAACTCTTGGCACCCGGATGAGTGGAAAGAGGATAGCCCGTGGATGCGCATGTTCCGCAACGCACGTAAGAATGTGAGTTAATTGAGAACTCTATAATAGAAAAAGGTCGCTTCGGTGGCCTTTTTTATTGCTTGAAAAGAGCTAACTCTTGGCAGCGATACCCACGACAAGAGTGGAACGATGACAGCCCGTGGATGCGCATGTTCCGCAACGCACGTAAGAATGTGAGTTAATTGAGAACCCTATAATAGTAAAAGGTCACTGCGGTGGCCTTTTTTATTGCTTGAAAAGAGCTAACTCTTGGCAGCGATACCTTTGATAAGAGTGGAACGATGACAGCCCGTGGATGCGCATGTTCCGCAACGCACGTAAGAATGTGAGTTAATTGAGAACTCTATAGTAGAAAAAGGTCGCTTCGGTGGCCTTTTTTATTGCTTGAAAAGAGCTAACTCTTGGCAGCGATACCCACGACAAGAGTGGAATGATGACAGCCCGTGGATGCGCATGTTCCGCAACGCACGTAAGAATGTGAGTTAATTGAGAACTCTATAATAGAAAAAGGTCACTGCGGTGGCCTTTTTTATTGCCTGTAATATCACCCTGTTCATCGTTTAGTATTATTTGTCCCTTATACTTTCTCTCCTTAAGTTTTCTGTGCAAATACCGATAAGTTGTTTGAATTAGTGGCTCTCTTAATCGCCAAAGCGATGCAGGAGGCCAATAATGGCAATCAAGGAGTGAGTATGGATATACAAATACACCCAGGCAGCGCGTCTGTAAGTAAACCCGTATCGCATTCACAGATTCGTGATAACAGCGACAAAGTCTCTGCTACTACCCCAGACCAAGAAGCACAAAGTAATGAAGAGGTCGACACAGTACCTCCATTACTGTCAAAAGAGCTGGATGAAGAGGCGGGGCAGTACAAAGAAGACAACCCGGTATTCAAAGAGGACTATGAAGATCTGGAAAAAGCTATGGAGCTGATCCAGGCCTTGATCCGTAAACTACAGGCACAGATCAACAAGTTAATGCAGTCCGTTCAGCAGCGTCACTTGCAGGTACAACAGCACGCGGATGCTGAGATATCTGAGGAGTCTGTGGCGATTGAGCATATAGGCCTGAAGCAGTATCGTGACGCTTCAAAAGTGGACGAAATAGAAGTGCTTGAACAGCAGTTGTCCGAATATAAGCAACAGGAAGCTGATATTCGCGTTAATATGATAAAAATGATCCTCGCTGAGCGTGAGCGACTGGAAGAGCTTAAGCGCAAGGGTAAATTATAATCGTGTCTATGGCCAATATGATGGCTAACTTGTAAGGGACTTTTGCAGGCTTAACATCTTCTTACTTTGGCAAACATTACATCGCCATCAAGATCCCTTACACTTAAGCCAGTTTTCACTAACTGCCTGGTACCTATGCGGCGCTTTTTTCTTATTATGCTGTTTGCCCTGTTTACGATAGGGATCACTGTCTATTATTTTCGCGTGCCACTGACACTCACCATTGGCAAGCAGATACTGACTGAAGAACAGGGCTTACTTGAGTGCCTGGAGTGGTCAGTCGACAGCTGGGATCGCCTGGCGGTCGAGAGACTCTGCTGGCGCAGTGAAGCGGTGTCGGTTGAAATCAGTAACGCCACCTTTGATGGAGATCACTTTCAGGTAGCCAGTATGATGGTGACTCATCAGCACACCCAAACCGATAATACGACCGAGGTGGTCCATTCCCCGGCGCCTTTAGAGCTCGACTTGCCAGAAGGCATGCCTAGTTTTGAGGTTGAAGCGCTCACCGTATCCAGCCCGTTGCTGGCAGAGCCACTCAATCTCAGTGTAATGCAGAAGGGGGATTTCGCATTTGCCATCAGTGGTGATGTGGAGGCAGATGTTACCCTGAGTGATACACAATTGCGTGCAGCACTGAAGTTGTCCAGTCCGGTTATACAGACGTTGTTACAGCAAGCAGAACTCCCCGTTACTGTTTCTGAGCTGGCCGGAACCTTAGAGTCAACATTTGATGGTCAGGCTGTCAGTATGGATATCCTGCTGAGTAGCTTATTGGTTTATCCATCTGCTCAGTGCCAGCCAGTGGTCCAGGTTAACGGGGCTATCTCGGGGCAATGGGACCTCACCAGCAGTAGTGGCAAGCTGGATCTGAGTCAGCTACCGGTTGAAGTGAATACAGCCGGATGCGAGTTGCTGTTTGCACAGGTTCCAAAACCCTGGCTGGACAGCCTCTGGTCAAAGCAGTGGCAGGTCCGAATTGCTGAGCCTGTGACATTTAATACGCAAATGGTCGGCTTAGCAAAATTATCCGTGCATGGGGTGAATGAAGCCTCATCAGCCACGCTCAGTGAGCTGGAGTATCAGGTTGGCGGGCAGCAGCTACGCGGTAAGCTGAGGATCTCACATCAAAGTGATGAACTTAATCAGCTCGATGCGCAAGCGGATTTTTTACTGGCTGATACGCAGCTGGATAGTAGAGGTAGCGCTGTGATTGAAGTGTCTCAGGCACCGGCAGAAATGCCCCTTGATTGGCAGAATCTGGCTTTGCAAGGTCAGTTTTCATTGGCAGGAAATATTGCTGAGCAGCTGACGCTACATACCACAATACAGCCTCAGGCCAATTCAGTATCGCTGAAAGAAATACGATTAGATAACCTGTCAGGTACCCTGTCCACTAGTACAGTGTTGGCCGTGACTGCTGACAATAAATCGGCGGAATATACACCATTTAAACAAGTGAAGTGGGAGCTGGAAACGCAAGCCGAGCGCTATCAGGCAGGCTCAATTCAGGGACGTAGTCTAGCCCTGAGTGGTCAGGGAGACGTCAACGGGCAGCTGGAAACGACCATGAAAGCAGACATTCGGGTTGGCTCATTTAAACATGATGAGTTCCGTGGCAAAGATCTCAACCAACACCTGGCGTTTACCGGTCAGTGGCAACCTGAAGGACCGCTAGGTGAGCTGACTGGCAGCGCTACCATTGAGCTGCTCGCACATCCGCAACTAGTGCTCAGAGATGTTGTGCTGCAAAGCGAAGGGAGTGTTGCCGGCAGCGAGCAATTGACATTAGATCACCGGCTCACACTGGATAATCTTGAGCTGCAGCTTACTCATCGTCTGGAAGCGGGATTAATGCCATTCACTCTGACTCTGGCCGAACATGGTCTGGGCGCATTGCAACCGCTGGCCAGCCAGTTTGTACCAAAGCTCAAGATTGAGCAGGGTCTGATAAATGCCAAGGTTTCCGGTGAGTTAACGCGTCAGATATTTGATTTTCAGCTTAATGTCGATGATGCCGCGTTTCTGTATGAGCACCATTATGTCTCTGAGCTTGATTTACCGGTAAAGGGCAAATGGCATGCTGGCGAATTAATCATAGAGTCTTCCCCTTGAGTATCACTGAAGTACGCTCAGGGCCGGTATTAACGGAGGTGCGCGGCCAGCTAACGTCTGATAACAACCTGCCGGTATTACGTGAGTTTAGTGCCAGGGTCTTTGATGGTCAGTTAGCAGCCGAGCAGATATTACTGAGTAAGCAGGACCAGGAGATTATAGTGACAGCCAGAGGTCTCGATTTGATGTTGATCTCTGAAGCCGGTCGGGAATCCGGGGTGGAGCTACATGGCCGAGTATCTGGCAGGTTACCTGTGTTTATGCACAATGGACAGGCTGAGATCCGCGGTGGTTATCTCAGTAATGAGGTAGATAGCATGCTGAAAGTACAAGATAATGCGTCGTTTAATGCGTTAAAATCTCAGCGTCCGGAGCTGGAAACTGTGTTTGGTGTACTGGATGAATTAAGTATTGAAACCCTGAGCTGTGATGTGAATATGGCTCAGGACGGACAACTGGAGCTGGCTGTGCAAATTGCCGGTGAGAACAAACAGCAAAAACAACCTGTGAATTTTAATTATACGCACAGTGAAAATATTTATACCCTGTTCAGGGCATTGCGCCTGAGTGACGAAATCACTCAGGAAGTAGAAAAAGCTTTAAACCAATAGGAGCAACTCAGCATGAAATGGATGCTAACTTTGGTGTTTGCTTGTTTGGTATCGGCTTGTACGCATAAAGTACAGGTAGAAACCAAAGAGCCTATCACCATCAACTTAAACGTCAAAGTTGACCACGAGATCCGTGTTAAGGTCGACAAAGAGCTGGATGACTTATTCAGCGATGACAGTGAATTATTCTAAGGAGCCAGATCATGAATGCATCTAAGTTACTGACAACGATTGCCGCGGCTTGCATGAGCTTTTCGGTATTCGCTATTTCACTGGACGACGCTAAGTCACAAGGTCTGGTTGGAGAAACCGCAGCCGGCTACCTTGGTGTGATCAAGGGTAGTAGTGAAGTTAAGAAGCTGGTTGATGAAGTTAACAACAAGCGCAAGGCCAAGTATCAGCAACTCGCCAAGAAAAATGGCATCAGCCTGAGTCAGGTGGAAGCTATGGCTGCAAAGAAAACCTTTGCAAAAACGGCACCAGGCCACTTTGTTAAGGTTGATGGTAAGTGGGTTAAAAAATAGCAATCAGGGCGGCTCAAACCGCCCCAATGCTTAATCCTGGTGCGGGTGACACTGGCGCAGCAGCTGCTGCCAAAAAGCGGCGCCTTTTCTGCGTGCCAGGCGGATATTATTATCCGGAATTGACTCTGGATCGTCGTAGGTCTCCAGCGCTTCTGCCATACTTGCTTCACGGATCACATGCAAAGCAGGGTAAGGGGCACGGTTGGTGTAGTTGGCCGGATCATCTTGCTCTGAATCAGCGAATACATAATCTGGATGGAAGTTGGCGAGCTGGAAAACTCCTTCGTAGCCCTGTGCGACCAGCAATGCATTCGCTAAATCGACCAAATCCAAGAAATCATCAAAATCGCTAAAGCCAGCAGTGAAAATAAGCAAGCTCGTTTCCCGCTCTGGTGTGTCTGACAATGCCTGACACTCGTCCAGCATATCCATGACGGCATCTTCGTGTTTTTGTGACTCACAGACACGATAATGAATGGTGTTTTGCTCAACTTCCCTACGGGCAAACGGGCAGAAGTTATATTTTACGATCACTGAGCTGACCCAGTTTTGCATCGCTTTGACGGCAATATGGTGCATTTATTTTTCCAAAAGAGCGTTTATCATAGTAATACTGCGCGCAATGGCGCCTTGATTGCGTGCCAGACAGGCTTTTGCGTGTGTCCCAAGTTCTATGGCATCTTGCCGAGAGTGTAAGTAGACTAGCAAAGTATCGGCAAGCATCTGAGTATCTGCCACCTCTATGGCGCCTTTCATTGCGATCAGCTCGGGGTAAATATGGGCAAAGTTATAGGTATGTGGCCCAGTTAGCACACCCACCGAACAGGCTGCGGCCTCAAGCGGGTTATGGCCGCCACGTTCAATCAGGCTGCCGCCAATATAGGCAACCTGAGCGCATCCGTAGAGGAGCTTTAATTCACCCAGAGTGTCTGCCAGCAGCACCTGTGATGACACGCTGAACTGTTGAGAGCGACGACTATAGCTGAGTGTCTGTGCTTCAATTAAAGCCGCGACTTTGTCGAATTGTTCTGGGTGTCTGGGAGCAATGATCAATAGTGCATCAGGAAGCTGAGTCAATATTTGTTGATGTGCGGCCAGCACCTGTTCATGCTCCATGGGATGGGTGGAGCCAGCAACCCAGACTGGGCGTGTACCCAGTTGCGCTTTAATCGTATCAATTTTTTCCTGTTGATTGTCATCCAGGCTGATATCAAACTTGATGGATCCCGTTACCACCACTTTTTCTCTTGCCAGTCCCAGTTCGACAAACCGCTCTGCGTCTTCTTTGTTGTGGCTTGCAAGCATATCTATCTGGTTCATCAGGAATTGGCTCAGGGGGCTACTTTTTTATAGCCGGCCTGAGATTTCTCTGACAGGCGTGCGTTGACCACGGCAACCGGGCAGACTGCTTTTTTAGCGTAATAGAACAAGTTTGGCCAAAGCTCGGTTTCAAGCACCAACAGAAGTTTGGGACGCAGCTTTGTGATAAATCGTCGTGT is a window of Pseudoalteromonas sp. R3 DNA encoding:
- the purL gene encoding phosphoribosylformylglycinamidine synthase, with translation MLILRGAPALSDFKVQKILKSCNDAQLPVTGVYAEFMHFADLTAELSESELDKLSKLLKYGPTIAEHAPEGTLILVTPRIGTISPWASKATDIANNCGLDKVHRVERGIAYYVEGALSAEQTAEVAKLLHDRMTESVHSTLEDAGQLFRVEEPRPMSSVDILGGGREALVTANIEQGFALADDEIDYLVENFTKLGRNPNDIELFMFAQANSEHCRHKIFNADWTIDGVEQPKSLFKMIKNTYETHPENVLSAYKDNAAVMKGSKAGRFFPNKDGEYSYNQENIEILMKVETHNHPTAIAPFSGASTGSGGEIRDEGATGRGSKPKAGLVGFTVSNLRIPGFEQPWETNFGKPGRIVNALDIMIDGPLGGAAFNNEFGRPNLLGYFRTYEEKVNSHNGEEVRGYHKPIMLAGGLGNIRTEHVQKGEIPVGAKLIALGGPAMNIGLGGGAASSMASGQSNEDLDFASVQRENPEMERRCQEVIDKCWQLGDENPIAFIHDVGAGGLSNAFPELVDDGGRGGKFQLRNIPNDEPGMAPHEIWCNESQERYVLAVAAEDFARFEEICKRERAQYAVIGEATEERHLTVADSHFDNNPVDLPLEVLLGKAPKMHRDVESKKVEGEALNTDSIDVEEAAKRLLRLPTIAEKTFLITIGDRTVTGLVARDQMVGPWQVPVANCAVTAAAFDTYHGEAMSMGERTPAALLNYGASARLAVAEALTNIAGANIGGLENIKLSANWMAAAGHPGEDAGLYEAVKAVGEELCPALGLTIPVGKDSMSMKTTWQDDGEDKAVTAPLSLIITAFGRVEDIRKTVTPQLRTDKGDSSLILVDLGAGQNRMGASSLAQVYKQLGDKTPDVDSPELLKGFYNAMQALVADEKLLAYHDRSDGGLFTTVAEMAFAGRTGVTVNLDSLTGSDIEALYNEELGAVIQVRNSDLAAVEAILADNGLAAISHTIGALNTEDKVIFNRGGEAVLANTRTELRTIWAETTYKMQALRDNPECAKQEFDAKFDEKDPGLNVKLSFDINEDVAAPYIATGAKPKMAILREQGVNSHVEMAAAFNRAGFAAVDVHMSDILEGRLTLDQFKGLVACGGFSYGDVLGAGEGWAKSILFNDMARDQFQTFFERQDTFSLGVCNGCQMLSTLKELIPGTEHWPRFVTNKSERFEARFSLVEVQESPSVFFQGMAGSRMPIAVSHGEGHAEFANDAAVKAALESGTVAVQYVDNYGNPTTQYPNNPNGSPEGITGITSTDGRATVMMPHPERVFRAVANSWHPDEWKEDSPWMRMFRNARKNVS
- a CDS encoding YdbH domain-containing protein; this encodes MSITEVRSGPVLTEVRGQLTSDNNLPVLREFSARVFDGQLAAEQILLSKQDQEIIVTARGLDLMLISEAGRESGVELHGRVSGRLPVFMHNGQAEIRGGYLSNEVDSMLKVQDNASFNALKSQRPELETVFGVLDELSIETLSCDVNMAQDGQLELAVQIAGENKQQKQPVNFNYTHSENIYTLFRALRLSDEITQEVEKALNQ
- a CDS encoding YnbE family lipoprotein, which codes for MKWMLTLVFACLVSACTHKVQVETKEPITINLNVKVDHEIRVKVDKELDDLFSDDSELF
- a CDS encoding YdbL family protein, encoding MNASKLLTTIAAACMSFSVFAISLDDAKSQGLVGETAAGYLGVIKGSSEVKKLVDEVNNKRKAKYQQLAKKNGISLSQVEAMAAKKTFAKTAPGHFVKVDGKWVKK
- a CDS encoding DUF1415 domain-containing protein, whose translation is MHHIAVKAMQNWVSSVIVKYNFCPFARREVEQNTIHYRVCESQKHEDAVMDMLDECQALSDTPERETSLLIFTAGFSDFDDFLDLVDLANALLVAQGYEGVFQLANFHPDYVFADSEQDDPANYTNRAPYPALHVIREASMAEALETYDDPESIPDNNIRLARRKGAAFWQQLLRQCHPHQD